AGAAGATCGCTCCGAAAGCTGCCTTGAAACAGGCGATGGGTCTGCCCGACACCGCCTTTTCAAGGGTCGCTCAAAAAAACCGTCCCCGGGCGACGTCAACAAAGGGGTGTCCATCCTGATACTCCGGATGGATACAGCGTGGTTTTCTTATGAAAAAGGGGCCATTTCCCGGATGACAAAAAAATTACCCTGCGGTTCCTTGAAACCATGGGCATCCGGCGGATCCGCTGCATTTGCCCCGTCAATTTTGATGATCGACGGATCTTCTGACATGATATCATGGGTCTGAATGACAGACCGAAATCACAGCTAGCGTGCCTCAAGCAACAGATCAACGGGACAGGTACCCATGGACAACAACACAGAAATGCAGCATTGGCATGTCCTCTCGGCGGCCGAAACCCTGTCCGCCCTTGGCGCCGATGCCGACAGCGGCCTGAGCGCGCAGGAGGCCGGCGAGCGGCTGGCCCGGTTTGGCGAAAATCGCTTGCGGGAGGAGACTCCACGCCCGCTCTGGTTGAAATTTCTCGACCAGTTCAAGAGCCTGATGGTCATCGTCCTGCTGGTTGCCGCCGTGCTGTCGCTGGGCATCGGGGCGGCCAAGGATGCCGTCGTGATCCTGGTCGTCGTGGTGCTCAACGCGCTGCTCGGCTTTTACCAGGAGCATCGGGCCGAACAGACCCTGGCGGCCCTGAAAGGCATGCTGGCCCTGCGTGCCCGGGTGCGGCGCGACGGCCGGATGCAGGAGGTGGAGGCGGCTGGCCTGGTCCCCGGCGATATCGTCCTGCTGGAAGCGGGCGAGCGGGTACCGGCTGACGGCCGCCTCCTCGAAGCACACAGCCTGGAAATTCAGGAATCGGCATTGACAGGGGAATCCCAGGCCGTTGGCAAATCGAGCGCGGCTTTGCGGCAACAGGATCTGCCCCTCGGTGACCGCAACAACATGTTATTCATGAACACCGTTGTGACGCGCGGCCGGGCAAAAATGCTGGTAACCGGCACGGGCATGCAGACCGCCATGGGCGGGCTGGCCGAAACCATTGCCCTGACCCCGGATTCCCCGACGCCGTTGCAGCGGCAGCTCGACGTTCTGGGTAAACGCCTGGCCGCCATCGCCGGCATCGTGGTGCCGGTGATTTTCACCCTCACCGTTCTACGCGGAGCCGGTTGGACCGATGCCGCCATGACCTCGGTAGCCCTTGCCGTTGCGGCCATACCCGAGGGGTTGCCCGCGGTGGTGACGGTCACCCTGGCGGTCGGCATGTGGCGCATGGGGCGCAAGCAGGCCATTCTGAAAAAACTGGCCGCCGTGGAAACCCTGGGTTCCACGACGGTGATCTGCACCGACAAAACCGGGACCCTTACCCTCAACCAGATGACGGCTCGCGCCGGCTGGTGCGCCGGGCATCACTTTACCGTAACCGGCCAGGGCTACGAACCGCAAGGCGACATATCGGGCTGTGACGAACGTCCCTTGACACCCCTGCTGCTGGCTGCCGCCCTGTGCAACGAATCGCGGGTAAACGATGGCCAGCTCATCGGCGACCCCACGGAGGGTGCGCTCTACGTGCTCGCCGAAAAAGGCGGCATCGATCCCCTGATCGAGCAGCAACGCCACCCCCGTATCGCCGAAATACCCTTTGATTCGGAGCACAAGTTCATGGCCACCTTCCACCATCGGGGCGACATCGTGGACATGTACATCAAGGGGGCGCCCGACGTGATTCTGGATCATGTTGATCACTGGTTGGGTGACCATGTTCCGATGCCGGTGGATGAAGCAACGCGCG
This portion of the Syntrophotalea acetylenica genome encodes:
- a CDS encoding cation-translocating P-type ATPase, producing the protein MDNNTEMQHWHVLSAAETLSALGADADSGLSAQEAGERLARFGENRLREETPRPLWLKFLDQFKSLMVIVLLVAAVLSLGIGAAKDAVVILVVVVLNALLGFYQEHRAEQTLAALKGMLALRARVRRDGRMQEVEAAGLVPGDIVLLEAGERVPADGRLLEAHSLEIQESALTGESQAVGKSSAALRQQDLPLGDRNNMLFMNTVVTRGRAKMLVTGTGMQTAMGGLAETIALTPDSPTPLQRQLDVLGKRLAAIAGIVVPVIFTLTVLRGAGWTDAAMTSVALAVAAIPEGLPAVVTVTLAVGMWRMGRKQAILKKLAAVETLGSTTVICTDKTGTLTLNQMTARAGWCAGHHFTVTGQGYEPQGDISGCDERPLTPLLLAAALCNESRVNDGQLIGDPTEGALYVLAEKGGIDPLIEQQRHPRIAEIPFDSEHKFMATFHHRGDIVDMYIKGAPDVILDHVDHWLGDHVPMPVDEATRAVIRAENENLAGQALRVIAMARREIPANTFDPAADLWQWAGGWTFLGLVGLMDPPRPEAAQAIARCREAGVQVKMITGDHKATAAAIALELGLDGEVTTGAEVERMTEAELCRAIPGITVFARVAPQHKVKIVKALKAIGHVTAMTGDGVNDAPALKTADIGIAMGITGTAVAKEAATLVLTDDNFATIVHAVEEGRLIYDNILKFVRFQLSTNIAAILTVLGATLAGLPVPFTAIQLLWINIIMDGPPAMTLGVEPARAGLMKEAPRTPGTQILPTERLLRLVVYGCIMMAGTLAIFTYSLKRGDTGTASLTMAFTTFVLFQFFNVFNARAEHETTFNANFLHNRKLWLALSGVLLLQVVVVHWPLAQAVFGTASLSAADWLLSTAVASSVLLTDEARKLLLRLLNKSRKRARA